Proteins encoded together in one Argiope bruennichi chromosome 1, qqArgBrue1.1, whole genome shotgun sequence window:
- the LOC129962684 gene encoding mucin-5AC-like produces the protein MYYPPLFTSVRPFDPRANSLDVPVVRENPLDLSVKTIRPSSDAAAGGADAEELMMLDHRKLANLAASHSLSAMGRQLLDPSLYRLGYGAEAVVPGLTPPFCFDRTTGVAVPTSLAGHQMLSTFLQQRERLEQQQQQAFYAARNSAVAQQQAAVAAAAAAYMDPANLPLHLRNGLTQREAAAALAATRGLYAPSLPTPMMLPAFSLYTEDKGAFTSLRNPTTSTGSTDRSVLNGVTAAAAAPTLEAARYAEHIQRLREQHLQQHQTSGKCSSTCCTSSSLSGLGQSSVPCACCVQTPSQAALCARSPMGCANKDPTSAATGKVCDFPQPGLTFLHRPTATTAAATTTTSSTSSSELRLSVSSLCTTQTTAEPTTVNSSRDKQQHSGFRSTIWNAGLPSVSTGGKTAFSVPKKKENSHKDSSTHHSKEHRSSGSIKDILKDNQNNNSNTYEGSKTDAPKVSSHSSKHDNVKKANEKYYEDFSLKYCQKEKTDTSSFNFHKNSMITPHKHTHSGMILNGNDALTTVTSVTPIVPTRCEGGSIPITKMPPLLEAVRPSELPNSIEKPQDPVSSVHSPQGPPPLIAVSSMIDYSAASIIKSSYTSSENSSLRIPSTIYPATSVPVPSYKHQAEKIPSEVSNVKTSSKSPKKSSHSTTKYNGMPIGFMNGEHAIAPLAIPKPIPAKPIPQLPAHHLTPNATHFSSHYRPAQHQLSLQTHNEWIPHANPNVTVAPLPQPTTSTVTATSTTVVTSAHRPSKPVQSNSLPSATAMHREPDYADTPNVLQSLLVRSSTGMDPMTTMPTAMTKDIPTSVITSANPLPLFSIDYRFPIGPQISLVNNSRDEMPDVAYSTPLTVHHSATSTNAAQKDKSDVLKSESASQPLSITSKHKKRSANTEDNGNTKKRILSSNFNSPMPRYSFQPASFINEVSEAPECPYTFHPEPPLNYTTQVKDENQKPLWREVPEKTADMTNFRELPKSPVLVPKSPSKPTEATWSPKSGSVLPVNSSTLPQTADNAAMDRLAAIRARRKLRKKLLSRIYLQRRPLATTGNVMPDRAALDRQLAVRYTRKLLSQLTLRWAHRRYVYKWHSIKRKSLSGKVVVQKKKNGKVIYEYKQKNGKGAKSKIVNTEKSTSKSKDSSCSLPMPPEMKRLMVNKALGETQLHRAARLGYPQAVAYCLKSKCVSVNVRDNAGYTPLHECCSRGHLDIARALLQYGADVNASAAGGIRPLHDAVENDHVEIVRLLLSYGADPTIATYSGLEPMKLARSAMMAEFLQGFLADISGEVDSRPHLPWRFWGSAKCLDPEDGGYDVFSGVPSDGEDEGEGDNDFLFEVSDSPHLPTFRLLLPAASSKAQGNYLRLNDVLRKLSITKEEFLKNYGHIEILSLPRHEFEASATCSPLLSGNKLDNPFASRPNSDRSLDNGSTTDLIRLDKGIRKVLGIETISVR, from the exons ATGTACTATCCGCCTCTCTTTACTTCAGTAAGACCATTTGATCCTCGGGCCAATTCTCTAGACGTACCAGTGGTCCGAGAAAACCCTTTGGACCTTTCGGTCAAAACCATTCGACCATCTTCTGACGCTGCCGCCGGCGGTGCTGATGCTGAAGAACTGATGATGTTAGATCACCGAAAACTTGCCAATCTGGCAGCTTCTCACTCATTGTCTGCCATGGGTAGACAGTTATTGGATCCGTCCCTATATAGACTGGGATACGGGGCAGAGGCTGTTGTGCCTGGACTTACCCCGCCTTTCTGTTTTGATCGAACGACAGGAGTTGCTGTACCAACTTCACTAGCTGGTCACCAAATGCTTTCAACCTTTTTGCAACAAAGAGAGAGATTGGAGCAACAGCAACAACAAGCATTTTATGCTGCTCGAAATTCTGCTGTTGCACAGCAACAAGCAGCTGTGGCAGCCGCTGCTGCAGCATACATGGATCCTGCGAACTTACCTTTGCATTTGCGGAATGGCCTGACACAGCGAGAAGCTGCTGCTGCTTTGGCAGCTACAAGAGGCTTATATGCTCCATCTCTTCCCACACCAATGATGCTGCCAGCCTTTTCCTTATACACAGAAGACAAAGGTGCATTTACGTCCCTGCGCAATCCAACAACTAGTACTGGCTCTACGGACAGAAGTGTTCTGAATGGTGTTACTGCTGCTGCGGCTGCACCTACTCTTGAAGCAGCAAGATATGCTGAACACATACAAAGACTTAGAGAACAACATCTTCAACAGCACCAGACGTCTGGTAAGTGCAGTAGTACTTGTTGTACGTCGAGTTCCCTTTCCGGCTTAGGGCAGTCATCTGTGCCATGTGCCTGTTGTGTTCAAACTCCTTCACAAGCTGCATTGTGTGCTCGCAGCCCCATGGGATGCGCTAACAAGGATCCGACATCCGCTGCAACAGGCAAAGTCTGTGATTTTCCTCAACCAGGGTTGACATTTTTGCATCGTCCAACTGCAACCACTGCAGCGGCCACGACAACAACTTCATCCACTTCAAGCAGCGAACTAAGGTTATCAGTATCAAGTCTTTGTACGACTCAAACTACTGCTGAGCCTACAACAGTGAATTCTTCTCGTGATAAGCAGCAACATTCCGGGTTTCGGTCGACGATTTGGAATGCTGGACTACCATCTGTATCTACAGGTGGTAAAACGGCTTTTTCTGTTCCTAAAAAGAAGGAGAATTCTCACAAAGATTCTTCTACGCATCATTCCAAGGAACATCGTTCTTCTGGCAGCAtcaaagatattttgaaagataaccaaaataataattcaaatacatatGAAGGATCTAAAACTGATGCTCCAAAAGTGAGTTCACATTCTTCTAAGCATGATAATGTCAAAAAGGCCAATGAAAAATACTATGAAGACTTTTCTTTGAAGTATTGTCAAAAAGAAAAGACAGATACCAgttctttcaattttcataaaaattcaatgattacTCCTCACAAGCACACTCATAGTGGAATGATCCTAAATGGCAATGATGCCCTTACTACAGTTACATCAGTTACCCCGATTGTACCGACTAGATGTGAAGGAGGTTCGATTCCCATTACAAAAATGCCACCTTTACTGGAAGCAGTTCGTCCATCAGAATTGCCAAATTCAATTGAAAAACCTCAAGATCCTGTTTCTTCTGTGCACAGTCCCCAGGGTCCACCACCTCTTATTGCTGTATCTAGCATGATAGATTATTCTGCTGCTTCGATTATAAAATCATCATATACATCTTCGGAAAACTCTTCTTTGAGAATACCATCCACGATTTATCCCGCTACTTCTGTTCCAGTGCCATCTTACAAACACCAAGCTGAAAAAATCCCTTCAGAAGTATCGAATGTCAAAACATCTTCTAAGTCACCCAAGAAATCGTCCCACTCTACTACAAAATATAATGGAATGCCAATAGGCTTCATGAATGGTGAGCATGCAATAGCTCCATTAGCCATCCCAAAGCCAATACCTGCCAAACCCATACCTCAGCTTCCAGCCCATCATCTAACTCCAAATGCCACGCATTTTTCTAGTCATTATCGCCCTGCTCAACATCAGCTGAGTTTACAGACCCACAATGAATGGATACCACATGCCAATCCTAATGTTACTGTCGCCCCGCTGCCACAGCCCACAACTTCGACCGTGACAGCAACTTCTACTACTGTTGTCACCAGCGCGCACCGTCCAAGCAAACCTGTGCAATCAAACAGTTTACCATCGGCGACCGCGATGCATCGTGAGCCCGATTATGCAGACACTCCAAACGTCCTCCAGTCTCTTCTCGTTCGATCTTCTACTGGAATGGATCCCATGACCACGATGCCAACTGCCATGACAAAAGATATTCCAACAAGTGTGATAACCTCTGCAAATCCCTTGCCACTTTTCAGTATCGACTACCGATTTCCGATCGGTCCTCAGATAAGTTTAGTAAACAACAGTCGAGATGAAATGCCAGATGTCGCTTACAGCACACCTTTGACTGTCCATCACTCCGCGACATCTACAAACGCGGCACAGAAAGATAAATCTGATGTGCTCAAATCGGAAAGTGCATCTCAGCCTTTGTCGATTACGTCTAAGCATAAAAAGAGGTCAGCCAACACGGAGGACAATGGAAACACGAAAAAGCGAATACTTTCTTCGAATTTCAACTCTCCCATGCCTAGATATTCATTtcag CCTGCATCGTTTATCAATGAAGTGTCGGAAGCTCCAGAATGCCCTTACACTTTCCATCCGGAACCTCCCCTCAATTACACCACTCAG GTGAAAGACGAAAATCAAAAGCCTTTGTGGAGAGAGGTTCCTGAGAAGACTGCTGATATGACTAATTTCCGAGAATTGCCCAAATCTCCAGTTTTAG ttcctaAATCCCCATCCAAACCTACCGAAGCTACATGGTCTCCTAAATCTGGTTCTGTACTTCCTGTAAATTCTAGTACTTTACCACAAACTGCAGATAATGCTGCAATGGACAGACTGGCAGCTATCCGTGCTCGTCGAAAACTTAGGAAGAAACTACTATCTCGCATTTACCTGCAAAGGAGACCACTTGCTACAACGGGCAATGTAATGCCCGATCGTGCCGCTCTTGACAGACAACTTGCCGTAAGGTACACTCGGAAATTGTTGTCCCAGTTAACCCTTCGATGGGCCCACCGACGTTATGTGTACAAGTGGCATTCCATCAAAAGAAAGAGCCTGTCTGGAAAAGTGGTTGTACAGAAAAAGAAGAATGGGAAAGTTATTTAcgaatataaacagaaaaatggcAAAGGGGCAAAAAGCAAAATAGTCAACACGGAGAAATCCACGtcaaag AGCAAGGATTCTTCATGTTCGTTACCCATGCCACCTGAAATGAAACGATTGATGGTTAATAAAGCATTAGGAGAGACTCAATTGCACCGAGCTGCCAGGCTTGGCTATCCG CAAGCCGTCGCCTACTGCCTGAAGAGCAAGTGCGTGAGTGTGAATGTTCGTGACAACGCAGGCTACACACCTCTCCATGAATGCTGCTCCAGGGGCCATCTAGATATTGCGCGGGCTTTGCTGCAGTATGGAGCTGATGTCAACGCCAGCGCTGCAGGAGGAATCAG GCCTTTGCACGATGCCGTCGAAAATGACCATGTAGAAATCGTGAGATTATTGCTGTCTTACGGTGCCGATCCGACCATTGCCACTTATTCGGGTTTGGAACCCATGAAATTAGCTCGTTCTGCCATGATGGCAGAGTTCTTACAAG GATTCCTTGCCGACATAAGCGGGGAAGTTGATAGTAGACCGCATTTGCCTTGGAGATTTTGGGGATCTGCGAAATGTTTAG ATCCCGAAGACGGCGGCTACGACGTCTTCAGCGGCGTCCCTTCCGATGGCGAAGACGAGGGGGAGGGCGACAACGACTTCCTGTTCGAGGTGAGCGACTCCCCGCACCTCCCCACTTTCCGACTCCTGTTGCCTGCTGCCAGCAGTAAGGC GCAAGGCAACTATCTTCGGTTGAACGATGTTCTGCGCAAGTTGTCCATTACCAAAGAAGAATTCCTTAAGAATTATGGCCATATAGAGATCCTTTCTTTGCCTCGTCACGAATTCGAAGCCAGTGCCACCTGCAGTCCGCTGCTGTCCGGAAACAAGCTGGACAACCCCTTCGCGTCCCGTCCCAACTCTGACCGGTCTCTGGACAACGGAAGCACGACCGATCTCATCAGGTTGGACAAGGGAATCCGCAAAGTGCTCGGCATTGAAACCATCTCGGTCCGATAG